The Amycolatopsis mongoliensis genome includes a window with the following:
- a CDS encoding MarR family winged helix-turn-helix transcriptional regulator → MIDLGEDPLKLDRQVCFALSVASRSVIAIYRPLLEPYGLTHPQYLVMLALWERSPRSVKDIGTSLRHEPATLSPLLKRLEALGYVTRSRSRSDERQLIVELTESGRALRAEAEKIPYKVVETLGMEVSELEALHGVLSRVIAATA, encoded by the coding sequence ATGATCGACCTGGGTGAAGACCCGCTGAAGCTGGACCGGCAGGTGTGTTTCGCGTTGTCGGTGGCTTCGCGCAGCGTGATCGCGATCTACCGGCCGCTGCTGGAGCCGTACGGCCTGACCCATCCGCAGTACCTGGTGATGCTGGCGCTGTGGGAGCGGTCGCCGCGGTCGGTGAAGGACATCGGGACGTCGTTGCGGCACGAACCGGCGACGCTGTCCCCGCTGCTCAAGCGGCTGGAGGCGCTCGGCTACGTCACGCGCAGCCGGAGCCGGTCCGACGAGCGCCAGCTGATCGTCGAGCTGACGGAGTCCGGGCGCGCGCTGCGGGCCGAGGCCGAGAAGATCCCGTACAAGGTGGTCGAGACGCTCGGGATGGAGGTCTCCGAACTGGAGGCACTCCACGGCGTGCTGTCCAGGGTCATCGCCGCGACCGCCTGA
- a CDS encoding DinB family protein, translating into MTTERPEPPLVGGEREMLRTFLDFHRATLAMKCDGLSDEDLRRASSPPSTLSLLGLVRHMAEVERTWFRRVINAEDIPLRWSPEGDFQAAYDASSSTRAEAFEAWQTEVEHSRKIEEAAESLDVTGHQARWGEDVSLRLVMLHMIHEYARHNGHADFLREAIDGVTGA; encoded by the coding sequence GTGACCACCGAACGCCCCGAACCGCCGCTGGTCGGGGGCGAGCGCGAAATGCTGCGCACGTTCCTCGACTTCCACCGCGCCACCCTCGCCATGAAGTGCGACGGACTGTCCGACGAGGACCTGCGCCGGGCGTCGAGCCCGCCGTCGACGCTGTCGCTGCTCGGCCTCGTCCGGCACATGGCCGAGGTGGAGCGCACGTGGTTCCGGCGGGTGATCAACGCCGAGGACATCCCGCTGCGGTGGTCGCCCGAAGGCGACTTCCAGGCCGCGTACGACGCGAGCTCGTCGACCCGCGCGGAAGCGTTCGAGGCGTGGCAGACCGAGGTGGAGCACTCGCGCAAGATCGAAGAGGCGGCCGAGTCCCTGGACGTCACCGGCCACCAGGCGCGCTGGGGCGAGGACGTCTCGCTGCGGCTGGTGATGCTGCACATGATCCACGAGTACGCACGTCACAACGGCCACGCGGACTTCCTGCGCGAGGCCATCGACGGCGTCACGGGGGCCTGA
- a CDS encoding DUF5313 domain-containing protein, producing MERPGVLRWFGYSIGVRLPDRYSDWALHDATSKHWRARYVLQRSVGIVPLCAVWLLLPGSIWLRLSLVLMAALVAYFYSCAYMEESVEHRLGRQGFPHNTGRSIRTAAAEAKNAEATARYIARYRTPSEG from the coding sequence ATGGAACGACCTGGTGTACTCCGCTGGTTCGGCTACTCGATCGGCGTGCGACTGCCGGACCGCTACTCGGACTGGGCCCTGCACGACGCGACGTCCAAGCACTGGCGCGCCCGGTACGTGCTCCAGCGGTCGGTCGGCATCGTCCCGCTCTGCGCGGTCTGGCTGCTGCTGCCCGGTTCGATCTGGCTGCGCCTCTCCCTGGTCCTGATGGCGGCGCTCGTCGCGTACTTCTACTCCTGCGCGTACATGGAGGAGAGCGTCGAGCACCGGCTCGGCAGGCAGGGCTTCCCGCACAACACCGGACGCAGCATCCGCACCGCGGCGGCCGAGGCGAAGAACGCCGAGGCGACCGCCCGCTACATCGCGCGCTACCGGACGCCGTCGGAGGGTTAG
- a CDS encoding TIGR03854 family LLM class F420-dependent oxidoreductase, whose product MLKIRLGVAPAAGTGPAEFAGLAQRLEEAGVDSLWLSELVYSPEVDPMIGMAHALATTSKLKVGTGVAILPGRHPVLVAKQLLTLAGLAPKRVLPVFGLRPARAAEHDLFPVPPGRRAAVFDESLTLVRRLLEEDSVTFSGEFFQVDGVSLGPRPAKRLDVWLGGSAPAALRRTGRLADGWLGSFHTPAEARAARIAIQEAAAEAGREIEEDHFGLSLAVADQGIPDELAAVAARRRPGVRVEDLVATSWAEARRLVEQHIEAGLSKFVIRPGHGDFDAFLEKFQAELVPLQN is encoded by the coding sequence GTGCTGAAGATCAGGCTGGGTGTCGCGCCGGCGGCGGGGACCGGGCCGGCGGAGTTCGCCGGGCTGGCGCAGCGGCTGGAGGAGGCCGGCGTCGACTCGCTGTGGCTGTCGGAGCTGGTCTATTCGCCCGAGGTCGACCCGATGATCGGGATGGCGCACGCGCTGGCGACGACGTCGAAGCTCAAGGTCGGCACCGGTGTCGCGATCCTGCCGGGCCGCCATCCGGTGCTGGTCGCCAAGCAGCTGCTGACCCTGGCCGGCCTGGCGCCGAAGCGGGTGTTGCCGGTGTTCGGGCTGCGCCCGGCCCGCGCGGCGGAGCACGACCTGTTCCCGGTGCCGCCGGGCCGCCGCGCCGCGGTGTTCGACGAGTCGCTGACCCTGGTGCGACGGCTGCTGGAGGAGGACTCGGTGACGTTCTCCGGTGAGTTCTTCCAGGTCGACGGCGTTTCGCTGGGGCCGCGCCCGGCGAAGCGCCTCGACGTCTGGCTGGGCGGCTCGGCTCCGGCGGCCCTGCGCCGCACGGGCCGGCTGGCGGACGGGTGGCTGGGGAGTTTCCACACGCCGGCCGAAGCGCGCGCCGCCCGCATCGCGATCCAGGAGGCCGCGGCCGAGGCGGGGCGGGAGATCGAAGAGGACCACTTCGGGTTGAGCCTGGCCGTGGCGGACCAGGGGATTCCGGATGAGCTGGCGGCGGTGGCGGCCCGGCGGCGTCCCGGGGTACGGGTCGAGGACCTGGTGGCGACGAGCTGGGCCGAGGCCCGGCGGCTGGTGGAGCAGCACATCGAGGCAGGGCTGTCGAAGTTCGTGATCCGGCCCGGGCACGGGGACTTCGACGCGTTCCTGGAGAAGTTCCAGGCCGAGCTGGTGCCCCTGCAGAACTAG
- a CDS encoding YbfB/YjiJ family MFS transporter — protein MALGTERKPTTAWWTTAAAGASVIALCYGFARYAYGLFVPRFTETFGLTTVGAGVLGGLSTAGYGLGLLVSPRTSRRSAHGTVVLAGASATLGLALMAAAPGVVPFGAGIVLAGTGAGLVSPGVAQLIGRTAAPRVRDRAQTWANTGTGLGLAASAFTPLLAFGWPTIWWAFAALGVAVTLIAWRTLPRAPASDPADAGPACGTVPLVVNSVLIGVTSAPYWTFSSSRLAEAGLSPPAVTACWFTIGVAGLLGGAAGRLAERTSLRTANLTAWTLAAAGLALLALPRPGLPGALVSSALFGLTYMALTGLCILWAARLFPSRPAHGVTWSFAGLGAGQTAAAPLAGAAAAGLGSAAVFGLTGLVALAAWSQLAPRLAPPAARS, from the coding sequence ATGGCACTCGGAACGGAACGGAAGCCCACGACCGCGTGGTGGACGACGGCCGCGGCCGGGGCGAGCGTGATCGCCCTCTGCTACGGCTTCGCGCGCTATGCGTACGGCTTGTTCGTGCCCCGGTTCACCGAAACGTTCGGGCTCACGACGGTCGGCGCCGGCGTCCTCGGCGGCCTGTCCACCGCCGGGTACGGCCTCGGGCTGCTAGTGTCCCCGAGGACGTCCCGCCGGTCCGCGCACGGCACCGTCGTCCTGGCCGGCGCGTCGGCCACGCTGGGTCTGGCGCTCATGGCGGCGGCACCGGGCGTCGTGCCGTTCGGGGCCGGGATCGTCCTCGCGGGCACCGGCGCGGGTCTCGTCTCGCCGGGAGTCGCCCAGCTGATCGGCCGGACAGCCGCCCCGCGCGTCCGGGACCGGGCGCAGACCTGGGCCAACACCGGAACCGGGCTCGGACTGGCGGCCTCGGCGTTCACCCCCCTGCTGGCGTTCGGCTGGCCCACGATCTGGTGGGCGTTCGCGGCCCTCGGCGTGGCGGTGACCCTGATCGCCTGGCGGACGTTGCCCCGGGCACCGGCGTCGGACCCGGCGGACGCCGGCCCGGCCTGCGGGACGGTCCCGCTCGTGGTCAACTCCGTCCTCATCGGAGTGACGAGCGCGCCGTACTGGACGTTTTCCAGCTCGCGGCTCGCCGAAGCGGGCCTGAGCCCGCCGGCAGTCACGGCGTGCTGGTTCACGATCGGTGTCGCGGGCCTGCTCGGCGGGGCGGCCGGACGGCTGGCCGAGCGCACGAGCCTGCGCACTGCCAACCTCACGGCGTGGACGCTGGCGGCGGCCGGCCTCGCCCTGCTCGCCCTGCCTCGTCCGGGGTTGCCCGGCGCCCTGGTCTCCAGCGCGCTGTTCGGCCTCACCTACATGGCGCTGACCGGGCTGTGCATCCTCTGGGCCGCACGGCTGTTCCCCTCGCGGCCGGCCCACGGGGTCACGTGGTCGTTCGCCGGCCTCGGCGCCGGGCAGACCGCGGCGGCACCCCTGGCCGGTGCGGCGGCGGCCGGCCTCGGCTCGGCTGCCGTGTTCGGGCTGACCGGGCTGGTCGCCCTCGCCGCCTGGAGCCAGCTCGCCCCCAGGCTCGCGCCACCGGCAGCGCGAAGCTAG
- a CDS encoding DUF1015 family protein: MSDWIRPIGQGWVVRDAVPGPDVDEFAEPDRVVAALAAPGAADSLLAVQHPARTPAALARGLDLAAAVPVARAVLERLRKRFYRPVREIVAPYRIEGPDGVALGLLCLVDPAAVTDDGAARVRHTEDVYADVVAERATVLAGLGCATSAAMLVPASGGDLLTEQVERACAGLGLPDLSTSDAGGRRHELWVVPAGPLQNRLLAAVAAAELLVADGNHRVAAASAAGHGALLALVTAGPQLRIGAINRVLTGTGLGPEDLVSRWCAAGLDVRYDEHAVPVTGEAVVRAGSAVLRIPLPELPGPGPVIDHEIVERVLFAEALGVDPDGPCVLPLPAGRPVPADADAVVLLAPVRYTDVLAVHAAGRRMPRKATYFTPKPRSGLVLAEL, from the coding sequence ATGAGCGACTGGATCCGGCCGATCGGGCAGGGGTGGGTGGTCCGCGACGCGGTGCCCGGCCCCGACGTCGACGAGTTCGCCGAACCCGACCGCGTCGTCGCGGCGCTGGCCGCGCCCGGGGCCGCGGACAGCCTGCTGGCCGTGCAGCACCCGGCCCGCACGCCCGCGGCGCTCGCCCGCGGGCTCGACCTGGCCGCCGCGGTCCCGGTCGCGCGGGCGGTGCTCGAACGGCTCCGCAAGCGGTTCTACCGGCCGGTGCGGGAGATCGTCGCGCCCTACCGCATCGAAGGGCCGGACGGGGTGGCGCTCGGCCTGCTGTGCCTGGTCGACCCGGCCGCGGTGACCGACGACGGCGCCGCGCGCGTCCGGCACACCGAGGACGTCTACGCCGACGTCGTGGCCGAGCGCGCGACGGTGCTGGCCGGGCTGGGCTGCGCGACCAGTGCGGCGATGCTCGTCCCGGCCTCCGGCGGCGACCTGCTGACCGAGCAGGTCGAACGGGCCTGCGCCGGTCTCGGCCTGCCCGATCTGTCCACTTCGGACGCGGGCGGGCGGCGCCACGAGCTGTGGGTGGTGCCGGCCGGCCCGCTGCAGAACCGGCTGCTGGCCGCGGTCGCCGCCGCCGAGCTGCTGGTCGCCGACGGCAACCACCGGGTGGCCGCGGCCTCGGCGGCCGGGCACGGTGCCCTGCTGGCCCTGGTCACGGCCGGCCCGCAGCTGCGGATCGGCGCGATCAACCGGGTGCTGACGGGCACCGGGCTCGGCCCGGAGGACCTGGTGTCGCGCTGGTGCGCGGCCGGCCTGGACGTCCGGTACGACGAGCACGCGGTGCCGGTCACCGGGGAAGCGGTGGTGCGCGCGGGCTCGGCGGTGCTGCGGATCCCGCTCCCGGAGCTGCCGGGGCCGGGCCCGGTGATCGACCACGAGATCGTCGAGCGGGTCCTGTTCGCCGAGGCGCTCGGCGTGGATCCGGACGGGCCGTGCGTGCTGCCGTTGCCCGCCGGCCGCCCGGTACCGGCCGACGCGGACGCGGTGGTGCTGCTCGCGCCGGTGCGGTACACGGACGTGCTCGCGGTGCACGCGGCCGGTCGCCGGATGCCGCGCAAGGCGACCTACTTCACGCCGAAGCCGCGCAGCGGGCTGGTGCTGGCGGAGCTTTAG
- a CDS encoding RluA family pseudouridine synthase, with protein sequence MRRKLRPPIPPRHGLEPARLKLPDGEWPTLLAHLVDRLPRVTPDRIEQMLREERIHGTDGPLGVDEPYAPGSFIWFHRDLPDEVPVPFEIRVVHRDEHLLVVDKPHFLATIPRGQHILETALVRLRREFDLPHLSPAHRLDRVTAGLVMFVITPELRGKYQTLFRDRKVHKEYEAIAPHDPALALPRTVRSRIVKERGVLAAQEVPGEPNAETYVELAGHRDGLGRYRLVPSTGRTHQLRVHLSGLGIPILGDDFYPELREKPLGDFTKPLQLLARVLAFDDPVTGTHRRFTSGLRLAARDGLDAWAAPPA encoded by the coding sequence ATGAGACGCAAGCTCCGGCCGCCGATCCCGCCCCGCCACGGGCTCGAGCCCGCCCGGCTGAAACTGCCCGACGGCGAGTGGCCGACCCTGCTGGCGCACCTCGTCGACCGGCTGCCGCGCGTGACGCCGGACCGGATCGAGCAGATGCTGCGCGAGGAGCGCATCCACGGCACCGACGGCCCGCTCGGCGTCGACGAGCCGTACGCGCCGGGCTCGTTCATCTGGTTCCACCGCGACCTGCCGGACGAGGTGCCGGTGCCGTTCGAAATCCGCGTCGTGCACCGCGACGAGCACCTGCTGGTCGTCGACAAGCCGCACTTCCTGGCGACCATCCCGCGCGGGCAGCACATTCTCGAGACGGCGCTCGTGCGGCTGCGCCGGGAGTTCGACCTCCCGCACCTCTCCCCCGCGCACCGGCTCGACCGGGTCACCGCGGGGCTGGTGATGTTCGTGATCACGCCGGAGCTGCGCGGGAAGTACCAGACGCTCTTCCGCGACCGGAAGGTCCACAAGGAGTACGAGGCGATCGCGCCGCACGACCCGGCGCTGGCGCTGCCGCGGACCGTCCGCAGCCGGATCGTCAAGGAACGCGGTGTGCTGGCCGCGCAGGAGGTGCCGGGCGAGCCGAACGCCGAGACGTACGTCGAGCTGGCCGGGCACCGCGACGGCCTGGGCCGGTACCGGCTGGTGCCCTCGACCGGGCGGACGCACCAGCTGCGCGTGCACCTGAGCGGCCTCGGCATCCCGATCCTCGGCGACGACTTCTACCCCGAGCTGCGGGAGAAGCCCCTCGGCGACTTCACGAAACCCCTGCAGCTGCTGGCCAGGGTCCTCGCCTTCGACGACCCGGTCACCGGGACGCACCGCCGGTTCACCAGCGGGCTGCGCCTGGCCGCGCGCGACGGCCTCGACGCGTGGGCGGCGCCCCCGGCGTGA
- a CDS encoding squalene cyclase — MDVLAWLRDSDPALRWQVERDLAGEPPGVWEATRARVATEGFGARLLARQDPDGQWAGGAFFPEGFQGGEAQPWTATTWTLNSLREWGLPASALRDTAALLAENSRWEYDDLPYWGGEVDCCINAWTLMNGLWLGADVAGIADWFVTHRLPDGGWNCDWVEGAARSSVHSTLNALKGLLAFETATGGTPASRAARLAGEEYLLERRLFRRLSTGEPIAPWVGEFSYPIRWHYDVLNAASYFRDADRPDPRLAEAIELIRSARQPDGTWLQTERHTGRVWFEVDAPPGEPSKWLTFFATQVVNWWDAR; from the coding sequence ATGGACGTGCTCGCCTGGCTGCGCGACTCCGACCCGGCGCTGCGCTGGCAGGTGGAGCGCGACCTGGCGGGCGAGCCGCCCGGGGTCTGGGAGGCGACGCGGGCGCGGGTCGCCACCGAAGGGTTCGGCGCGCGGCTGCTCGCCCGGCAGGATCCCGACGGCCAGTGGGCGGGCGGCGCGTTCTTCCCGGAGGGCTTCCAGGGCGGCGAGGCCCAGCCCTGGACCGCAACGACGTGGACGTTGAACTCGTTGCGCGAGTGGGGCCTGCCCGCTTCGGCGCTGCGGGATACCGCCGCGTTGCTGGCCGAGAACAGCCGCTGGGAGTACGACGACCTCCCGTACTGGGGCGGCGAGGTCGACTGCTGCATCAACGCGTGGACCCTGATGAACGGGCTCTGGCTCGGCGCGGACGTCGCGGGGATCGCCGACTGGTTCGTGACGCACCGGCTGCCGGACGGCGGCTGGAACTGCGATTGGGTCGAGGGGGCGGCGCGCTCGTCCGTCCACTCGACACTCAACGCGCTGAAGGGCCTGCTCGCGTTCGAGACCGCGACGGGCGGCACCCCGGCTTCCCGGGCGGCTCGCCTCGCCGGCGAGGAGTACCTGCTGGAACGCAGGCTGTTCCGGCGGCTTTCGACGGGCGAGCCGATCGCCCCGTGGGTCGGCGAGTTCTCGTACCCGATCCGCTGGCACTACGACGTGCTCAACGCGGCTTCGTACTTCCGCGACGCGGACCGCCCCGACCCGCGCCTGGCGGAGGCGATCGAGCTGATCCGCTCGGCGCGGCAGCCGGACGGCACGTGGCTGCAGACCGAGCGGCACACCGGCCGGGTCTGGTTCGAGGTCGACGCCCCGCCCGGCGAACCGTCGAAGTGGCTGACGTTCTTCGCGACCCAGGTCGTGAACTGGTGGGACGCTCGCTAA
- a CDS encoding MDR family MFS transporter produces the protein MTTTPATSAKGVGFRSDRGPVLIAVMLSTALVALDSTIIATAVPSVVRDLGGFSQFPWLFSVYLLTQAVTVPLYGKFADVLGRRPVMFFGIAAFLVGSVLCGAAWSMPVLIAARAVQGIGAGAIQPMSMTIIGDLYTVEERARVQGYVASVWGIASVVGPTLGGVFAEYLDWRWIFFVNLPLGAIAALMLFRNFAERVERKRHKVDYTGAALLTVGCSLVILGLLEGGVAWAWGSVPSVAIFVAGAALLVAFVLVEKRAAEPVLPLWVFTRRILVGGNLLAVVVGAVLMGLTSYLPTYAQGVLGAGALVAGFAVAALTVGWPISASLAGKIYLRIGFRDTALIGTVFVVGGGILVALLDASSSIWSAALAAFVLGLGLGLTSSPTLVAVQSVVGWDRRGVVTATNLFSRSLGSAVGAAVFGAIANATLASRFASPPAEVAGKLPPSVDATSLVLGGHSDSPVAKFVRGALAEATHYVFVGLLVVASVSVVALLLMPRKAEQLEF, from the coding sequence ATGACGACCACCCCCGCCACCAGCGCGAAAGGGGTCGGTTTCCGGTCGGACCGCGGCCCGGTGCTGATCGCGGTCATGCTGAGCACCGCCCTGGTCGCCCTGGACAGCACGATCATCGCGACCGCCGTCCCGTCGGTGGTGCGCGACCTCGGCGGGTTTTCGCAGTTCCCGTGGCTGTTCTCGGTCTACCTGCTCACCCAGGCGGTCACCGTCCCCCTCTACGGCAAGTTCGCCGACGTGCTCGGCCGCCGGCCGGTGATGTTCTTCGGGATCGCGGCGTTCCTCGTCGGCTCGGTGCTGTGCGGCGCCGCGTGGAGCATGCCGGTGCTGATCGCGGCGCGCGCGGTGCAGGGCATCGGCGCCGGCGCGATCCAGCCGATGTCGATGACGATCATCGGCGACCTCTACACGGTGGAGGAACGCGCCCGGGTGCAGGGCTACGTCGCGAGCGTCTGGGGCATCGCGTCGGTGGTCGGCCCGACGCTCGGCGGCGTGTTCGCGGAGTACCTCGACTGGCGGTGGATCTTCTTCGTCAACCTGCCGCTGGGCGCGATCGCCGCGCTGATGCTGTTCCGGAATTTCGCCGAGCGGGTGGAGCGCAAGCGCCACAAGGTCGACTACACGGGCGCGGCGCTGCTCACGGTCGGCTGCTCGCTGGTGATCCTGGGCCTGCTCGAAGGCGGCGTCGCGTGGGCGTGGGGCTCAGTGCCGAGCGTGGCGATCTTCGTCGCGGGCGCGGCGCTGCTCGTCGCGTTCGTGCTGGTGGAGAAGCGCGCCGCCGAGCCGGTGCTGCCGCTGTGGGTGTTCACCCGCCGGATCCTGGTGGGCGGCAACCTGCTGGCCGTCGTGGTCGGCGCGGTGCTGATGGGTCTGACGTCGTACCTGCCGACCTACGCCCAGGGCGTGCTCGGCGCGGGCGCGCTGGTCGCCGGGTTCGCGGTGGCCGCGCTGACGGTCGGCTGGCCGATCTCGGCGTCCCTGGCGGGCAAGATCTACCTGCGCATCGGCTTCCGCGACACGGCCCTGATCGGCACGGTGTTCGTGGTCGGCGGCGGAATCCTGGTGGCCCTGCTCGACGCGTCGTCGTCGATCTGGTCGGCGGCGCTGGCGGCGTTCGTCCTGGGCCTGGGCCTCGGCCTGACGTCGAGCCCGACGCTGGTGGCGGTCCAGTCGGTGGTCGGCTGGGACCGCCGCGGCGTGGTGACGGCGACGAACCTGTTCAGCAGGTCCCTGGGCAGCGCGGTCGGCGCGGCGGTCTTCGGCGCGATCGCCAACGCGACGCTGGCCTCGCGGTTCGCTTCGCCGCCGGCGGAGGTGGCGGGCAAGCTGCCGCCTTCGGTGGACGCGACTTCGTTGGTGCTGGGCGGGCATTCGGACTCCCCGGTGGCGAAGTTCGTCCGAGGGGCGCTGGCGGAGGCGACGCACTACGTGTTCGTCGGATTGTTGGTGGTGGCGTCGGTTTCAGTGGTGGCTTTGCTGCTCATGCCGCGGAAGGCCGAGCAGCTGGAGTTCTGA
- a CDS encoding GNAT family N-acetyltransferase has product MEPVGPGLYELKRMFVAPDARGTGVSTALVAESERLARSGGGVRLRLETGVRQPAAMRLYERAGYRRVPNFPPYEADPESVCYEKELG; this is encoded by the coding sequence GTGGAGCCGGTCGGGCCGGGCCTGTACGAGCTGAAGCGGATGTTCGTGGCCCCGGACGCGCGCGGCACGGGGGTGTCGACCGCGCTGGTGGCGGAGTCCGAGCGGCTGGCGCGCAGCGGGGGAGGGGTGCGCCTCAGGCTGGAGACCGGCGTGCGCCAGCCGGCGGCGATGCGGCTGTACGAGCGGGCGGGGTACCGGCGGGTGCCGAACTTCCCGCCGTACGAGGCCGACCCGGAATCGGTGTGCTACGAGAAGGAGCTCGGTTAG
- the ligD gene encoding non-homologous end-joining DNA ligase gives MSEAMLLDVDGVEVKISSPGKVYFPEHGETKLDLVEYYRAISGPLLARLGGRPLLLERYPDGAGGKNWFQKRVPKGAPPWLSTTVVSTPNGTTSDALVAKDLAHILWAVNLGCLGFHVWPYLADTPEVTDELRVDLDPSPGIGFDELREAALLTREFLAEHGIEGHLKTSGSRGLHLYVMLEPRWDGFQVRAAAVALARALERRHPEKITAQWWKEERGSRVFVDFNQNAPHKTVFGTWCVRPRVGGQVSTPIGWDELDGVEPDAFTLSTVPARVAERGDPWAGAGERPQSIEPLLEMSEADMANGLMDAPWPPVYPKMPNEPPRVAPSRAKKA, from the coding sequence ATGAGCGAGGCGATGCTGCTCGACGTCGACGGCGTCGAGGTCAAGATCAGCAGCCCGGGCAAGGTGTACTTCCCCGAGCACGGCGAGACGAAGCTCGACCTCGTCGAGTACTACCGGGCGATCTCCGGGCCGCTGCTGGCCCGGCTCGGCGGGCGCCCGCTGCTGCTGGAGCGCTACCCGGACGGCGCCGGCGGCAAGAACTGGTTCCAGAAGCGCGTGCCGAAGGGCGCGCCCCCGTGGCTGAGCACCACGGTCGTCTCGACGCCGAACGGCACGACGAGCGACGCGCTGGTCGCGAAGGACCTGGCCCACATCCTGTGGGCGGTCAACCTGGGCTGCCTCGGCTTCCACGTCTGGCCGTACCTGGCCGACACGCCGGAGGTGACCGACGAGCTGCGCGTCGACCTCGACCCCTCGCCGGGGATCGGGTTCGACGAGCTGCGCGAGGCCGCGCTGCTGACCAGGGAGTTCCTGGCCGAGCACGGCATCGAGGGCCACCTGAAGACGTCCGGTTCGCGAGGGCTGCACCTGTACGTGATGCTCGAGCCGCGCTGGGACGGCTTCCAGGTGCGGGCCGCGGCGGTCGCGCTGGCGCGGGCCCTGGAGCGGCGGCACCCGGAGAAGATCACCGCGCAGTGGTGGAAGGAAGAACGCGGTTCGCGCGTGTTCGTCGACTTCAACCAGAACGCGCCGCACAAGACCGTGTTCGGCACGTGGTGCGTGCGGCCGCGGGTGGGCGGGCAGGTCTCCACACCGATCGGGTGGGACGAGCTGGACGGCGTCGAGCCTGACGCGTTCACGCTGAGCACGGTGCCGGCCCGGGTCGCCGAGCGCGGTGATCCGTGGGCCGGGGCGGGAGAGCGGCCGCAGTCGATCGAGCCGCTGCTGGAGATGTCGGAGGCGGATATGGCGAACGGGCTGATGGACGCGCCGTGGCCGCCGGTGTACCCGAAGATGCCGAACGAGCCGCCCCGGGTCGCGCCGAGCCGGGCGAAGAAGGCGTGA
- a CDS encoding ATP-dependent DNA ligase: MDLPVMPPVRPMLAKAVHEVPRGPGLLYEPKWDGFRCIVFRDGDEIELGSRNDRPLTRYFPELVELLAAALPPRCVVDGEIVLVTPQGLDFEVLQLRLHPAASRVRKLAEETPASYIAFDLLALGDTDLTEEPFRERRRQLESVLTTEAEGLQRVHLTPLSEDPDQAEDWFTRFEGAGFDGVMAKPADLPYEQDKRVMLKVKHERTADCVVTGFRWHKDGVGVGSLLLGLFDDEGVLHHVGVASSFTKARRAELVEELAPLRENALENHPWRSWAEYEPEPGRRPGANSRWAPQKELTWEPVRPEWVAEVRYEHLQGGRFRHGGRLVRFRPDRTPQSCTYAQLDEAPPAELAKLFGEAR; this comes from the coding sequence GTGGACTTGCCCGTGATGCCGCCCGTGCGGCCGATGCTCGCGAAAGCCGTGCACGAGGTGCCCCGTGGCCCGGGGCTCCTTTACGAGCCCAAGTGGGACGGCTTCCGCTGCATCGTGTTCCGCGACGGCGACGAGATCGAGCTCGGCTCCCGCAACGACCGCCCGCTGACCCGCTACTTCCCGGAGCTGGTGGAGCTGCTGGCCGCCGCGCTGCCGCCCCGCTGCGTCGTGGACGGCGAGATCGTGCTGGTCACGCCCCAGGGGCTCGACTTCGAGGTGCTGCAGCTGCGGCTGCACCCGGCGGCCTCGCGCGTGCGCAAGCTCGCCGAGGAGACGCCGGCCAGCTACATCGCCTTCGACCTGCTCGCCCTCGGCGACACCGACCTCACCGAAGAGCCGTTCCGCGAGCGGCGCAGGCAGCTCGAAAGCGTTCTCACCACCGAAGCCGAAGGCCTGCAGCGCGTCCACCTGACCCCGCTGAGCGAGGACCCCGACCAGGCCGAAGACTGGTTCACCCGGTTCGAGGGCGCGGGTTTCGACGGCGTCATGGCCAAGCCCGCCGACCTGCCGTACGAGCAGGACAAGCGCGTCATGCTGAAGGTCAAGCACGAGCGCACGGCCGACTGCGTCGTCACCGGGTTCCGCTGGCACAAGGACGGCGTGGGCGTCGGCTCGCTGCTGCTCGGACTGTTCGACGACGAAGGCGTGCTGCACCACGTCGGCGTCGCCAGCAGCTTCACCAAGGCACGGCGGGCCGAGCTGGTCGAGGAGCTGGCGCCGCTGCGCGAGAACGCGCTCGAGAACCACCCGTGGCGGTCCTGGGCCGAGTACGAGCCGGAGCCGGGCCGCCGGCCGGGCGCGAACAGCCGGTGGGCGCCGCAGAAGGAGCTGACCTGGGAGCCCGTGCGGCCCGAGTGGGTGGCGGAGGTCCGCTACGAGCACCTGCAGGGCGGCCGGTTCCGCCACGGCGGGCGGCTGGTCCGCTTCCGGCCGGACCGCACACCGCAGTCGTGCACGTACGCCCAGCTCGACGAGGCGCCGCCGGCCGAGCTCGCGAAGCTGTTCGGGGAGGCGAGATGA